In a genomic window of Ipomoea triloba cultivar NCNSP0323 chromosome 3, ASM357664v1:
- the LOC116013811 gene encoding protein ABIL3-like, which translates to MPFPRETADYDKASMPQNMLLSDSLEDLANLRKQLYSAAEYFELSYINDDQKQIVANTLKDYAIKALVSTVDHLGSVTYKANDMLDEKVVEVSGTELRISCVEQRLRTCQEYIDREGLSQQSLVINTPKYCKRYILPVGETRCGLDDEDVRRHFQNAVEATTTDIPESTVGNEQSPSPSPQLPQQSRSSFSISITMPKKELGPEKRTVSPHRFRHLRTASLPSRPTTPKSSRPTTPNRSRPPTPTPRSQLPYTSEPRKPMPPLHLHAERENTRDSDHHRPSKSKSKRLLKALLSRRKSKNDDMLYTYLDEY; encoded by the exons ATGCCCTTCCCTCGAGAAACAGCCGATTATGACAAGGCTTCAATGCCGCAAAACATGCTGTTAAGTGACAGTCTTGAG gATTTGGCAAATCTCAGAAAGCAGCTGTACTCTGCAGCTGAATATTTTGAGTTATCTTACATTAATGATGACCAAAAACAGAT AGTGGCAAATACATTGAAGGATTATGCCATCAAAGCTCTTGTAAGCACTGTGGATCATTTGGGCTCAGTGACATACAAGGCCAACGATATGTTGGATGAAAAAGTCGTTGAAGTTTCTGGAACAGAACTTCGAATATCTTGTGTTGAGCAG AGACTAAGGACGTGTCAAGAGTATATTGATCGTGAGGGCCTTTCTCAGCAATCATTAGTCATAAATACACCCAAGTACTGTAAGAGGTACATCTTGCCAg TTGGGGAAACCAGGTGTGGCCTCGATGATGAAGATGTCAGGCGTCATTTTCAAAATG CTGTTGAAGCAACAACTACAGATATTCCTGAGTCGACAGTCGG AAACGAGCAATCCCCGTCACCTTCTCCACAACTTCCTCAGCAATCTAGATCGTCTTTCTCCATCTCGATAACCATGCCTAAAAAAGAGCTAG GACCAGAGAAGCGAACGGTCTCCCCACATCGTTTTCGCCATTTACGAACTGCATCTCTTCCTAGTAGGCCAACAACACCCAAGAGTTCTAGGCCAACCACTCCAAATCGAAGTCGACCACCCACTCCAACCCCTAGATCACAG CTGCCGTATACTTCAGAACCTAGGAAACCAATGCCGCCATTGCATCTCCACGCGGAAAGAGAGAACACTCGAGATTCTGATCATCATCGCCCcagcaaaagcaaaagtaaacgTCTCCTTAAAGCTTTGCTCAGCCGACGCAAGTCAAAGAACGACGACATGCTTTACACTTACCTCGATGAATATTGA